One segment of Gasterosteus aculeatus chromosome 3, fGasAcu3.hap1.1, whole genome shotgun sequence DNA contains the following:
- the LOC120816452 gene encoding acyl-coenzyme A thioesterase 11, producing the protein MSSRVSGDVENTDEEAEEEEEEEEKSVNPTEVKMSQIVMPCHSNHRQELSVGQLLKWIDSCACLSAERHAGCPCVTASMDDIHFEHTISVGQVVNIKAKVNRAFNTSMEVGVQVSCEDLFLDRHWRVCDAYATFVTQRTNTGKKVILKVIVPHTEKEQVEYSVAAERRRVRMLHDDIIKDLLSHASVLQADNCAAGNAVAAEKTQVESVELVLPTHANHQVNTFGGQIMAWMVNVATIAASRLCQAHPTLRTIDMFTFRGPSHVGDRLLLRAIVNNAFKNSMEVGVRAEAYHEEGPNRHINSAFMTFEVLDDHGRPCTLPRIRPEPLEGGRRFQEATARKKIRLDRKYIISRTQGEVPLSVPWDPRNQVYLSYNNVSAVKMLAARTHWRLSSEKDEVRLYTMEQKSTLSFRVESEVDVPAHRAFCLLAELSNRPSWDTHYQKCELIHRVDDDDFLYRVVTPSVSRGAGGAPTSAHQGEGILQDFILLASKRKPCGSGDPYVIALRSVSLPTYPPSEGYNRGEVLCAGFTIVETSNNMSLISYYNQASPEVLPYISTDIAGLSSSFYHTFCSCSRYLTRNRLQSSSELPTGLNQVPSTDGPTCEGEADSLSAAVRSTHL; encoded by the exons ATGAGTTCCAGAGTGTCCGGTGATGTGGAGAACACAGATGAggaggctgaagaagaagaagaagaagaagaaaagagtgtCAACCCGACAGAGGTCAAAATGAGTCAGATCGTGATGCCGTGTCACAGCAACCACAGACAGGAGCTGAGTGTGGGTCAGCTGCTCAAGTGGATAGACTCCTGCGCCTGCCTCTCCG CCGAGCGGCATGCTGGATGTCCCTGTGTCACCGCCTCCATGGATGACATCCACTTCGAACATACAATCAG tGTGGGTCAGGTGGTGAACATCAAGGCAAAGGTCAACAGAGCCTTTAACACCAGCATGGAG GTGGGGGTCCAGGTGAGCTGCGAGGACCTGTTCTTGGATCGGCACTGGAGGGTTTGTGACGCCTACGCCACCTTTGTTACCCAGCGCACAAACACCGGGAAAAAG GTGATCTTGAAGGTCATTGTACCTCACACTGAGAAAGAGCAGGTGGAGTACAGCGTGGCGGCTGAGCGACGCAGGGTCAGGATGCTgcacgatgacatcatcaaagatCTCCTCTCCCACGCCTCCGTCCTGCAGG ctgaCAACTGTGCAGCGGGCAATGCGGTGGCAGCAGAGAAGACCCAGGTGGAGAGTGTGGAGCTGGTCTTACCCACACATGCTAACCACCAG GTGAACACGTTTGGGGGGCAGATCATGGCGTGGATGGTGAATGTAGCTACAATTGCTGCCAG TCGACTCTGTCAGGCTCACCCGACTCTGCGCACCATCGACATGTTCACCTTCAGGGGACCTTCTCACGTTGGAGACAGACTGCTGCTCAGGGCTATAGTCAATAACGCATTCAAAAACAG catGGAGGTGGGGGTGCGAGCCGAGGCCTACCACGAGGAAGGGCCTAACCGGCACATTAACTCGGCCTTCATGACCTTTGAGGTGCTGGACGACCACGGGAGGCCATGCACGTTACCGCGGATACGACCTGAACCCTTG gaaggggggaggaggtttCAAGAGGCCACAGCCAGGAAGAAGATACGACTGGACAG AAAGTACATCATCTCACGTACGCAGGGAGAGGTCCCCCTGTCTGTCCCCTGGGACCCCAGAAACCAG gtgtATCTGAGCTACAACAATGTTTCTGCTGTGAAGATGCTGGCTGCTAGAACCCACTGGCGACTCAGCTCTGAGAAAGACGAG GTCCGTCTTTACACCATGGAGCAGAAGTCCACGTTGAGCTTCAGGGTGGAGTCGGAGGTGGATGTTCCTGCTCACAGAGCCTTTTGTCTGCTGGCTGAGCTGAGCAACAGGCCGAGCTGGGACACACATTATCA AAAATGTGAGCTGATTCACCGGGTGGACGATGATGACTTCCTGTATCGAGTGGTGACCCCATCGGTGAGTCGGGGAGCAGGAGGTGCCCCAACCTCAGCCCATCAGGGAGAAGGGATTCTGCAGGACTTCATCTTGTTGGCTTCAAAGAGAAAGCCGTGTGGCAGCGG AGATCCGTATGTCATCGCGCTGCGCTCCGTGTCCCTGCCCACGTACCCGCCCTCTGAAGGCTACAACAGAGGAGAGGTTCTGTGTGCTGGCTTCACCATCGTGGAGACCAGCAATAACATGTCACTG ATCAGTTACTATAACCAGGCGTCTCCAGAGGTCCTTCCCTACATCTCCACAGATATCGCCggcctctcttcctctttctacCACACGTTCTGCTCCTGCAGCCGATACCTGACCAGGAACCGACTGCAGTCCTCCTCTGAGCTGCCGACGGGCCTAAACCAGGTTCCCAGCACAGACGGTCCCACCTGTGAAGGTGAAGCCGACAGTTTGTCAGCGGCCGTCCGCAGCACCCATCTTTAG